One Pseudomonas muyukensis DNA segment encodes these proteins:
- a CDS encoding ShlB/FhaC/HecB family hemolysin secretion/activation protein: MYFSAPGARLRAALAGLCLVAAVNPAMAASPILPGDQDLIRDRQNRLLEEQQRRLEELKDLPGERAAPVAPKAPNESRCFPIQTIELKGADALSSAEQASLLAPYVGQCLGVAQLNELLKVITDRYIAKGLVTSRAYLPQQDLSSGHLQVLVVEGRLEGLKAGEGSTLSARELDMAFPGRAGDLLNLREIEQMVDQLNRLPSNQARMQLTPGKAVGGSEVQVANTPQKPWRVGLSRSNEGQKSTGEQQWGSSFEWDSPLGLADQLVLRGGHDAISDHQKTSRNAALYYNLPFGWWNLSYSYSQSEYRALGEAAGFNFKQTGDSQNHQLRLERVIHRDSLSKTSLNSGLSYLRTNNYIEDSRLANSSHRLSEAQVGINHGRRIGGAFLNIDLGLQEGIGAFDAQRERERDDNGNRLPSARYRKYTATASYLQPFKVLGESLVFSSLVTGQRSEDRLFSPQRMSLGSQSSVRGYKDQSLNGDSGYYWRNDLRWSRPVGWDWLRPVLAEYGLGLGYDVGAISHDRYSGGQHGRVSSDSLELFARGRNLSASVTFAHSLERPDGLLEREAPVYFRLDFFL; encoded by the coding sequence ATGTACTTTTCCGCCCCCGGCGCACGCCTGCGCGCCGCCCTGGCCGGGCTTTGCCTGGTCGCCGCCGTGAATCCGGCCATGGCCGCCTCGCCGATCCTGCCGGGTGACCAGGACCTGATCCGCGACCGGCAGAATCGCCTGCTGGAAGAACAGCAACGGCGCCTTGAAGAACTCAAGGACCTGCCTGGCGAGCGGGCCGCGCCGGTAGCGCCCAAGGCGCCGAACGAGAGCCGCTGCTTCCCGATCCAGACCATCGAGCTCAAAGGCGCCGACGCCTTGTCGAGCGCCGAGCAGGCCAGCCTGCTCGCGCCCTATGTCGGCCAGTGCCTGGGGGTGGCCCAGCTCAATGAACTGCTCAAGGTCATCACCGACCGCTATATCGCCAAGGGCCTGGTCACCAGTCGCGCCTACCTGCCCCAGCAGGACCTGTCGTCCGGCCATCTGCAGGTGCTGGTGGTCGAGGGCCGCCTCGAAGGGCTCAAGGCCGGCGAGGGCAGCACACTCAGCGCCCGCGAACTGGACATGGCGTTCCCCGGCCGGGCCGGCGACTTGCTCAACCTGCGCGAGATCGAGCAGATGGTCGACCAGCTCAATCGCCTGCCGTCCAACCAGGCCCGCATGCAACTGACCCCCGGCAAGGCCGTCGGCGGCAGCGAGGTCCAGGTTGCCAACACCCCGCAGAAACCGTGGCGTGTGGGCCTTTCGCGCAGCAACGAAGGGCAGAAGAGCACCGGCGAGCAGCAGTGGGGCAGCAGTTTCGAATGGGACAGCCCGCTGGGCCTGGCCGACCAGTTGGTGCTGCGCGGCGGCCACGACGCCATCAGCGACCACCAGAAGACCTCGCGCAACGCCGCGCTCTATTACAACCTGCCGTTCGGCTGGTGGAACCTCAGCTACAGCTACAGCCAGAGCGAGTACCGTGCCCTGGGCGAGGCGGCGGGCTTCAACTTCAAGCAGACCGGCGACAGCCAGAACCACCAGTTGCGCCTCGAACGGGTCATCCACCGCGACTCGCTGAGCAAGACCTCGCTCAACAGCGGCCTGAGCTACCTGCGCACCAACAACTACATCGAAGACAGCCGCCTGGCCAACAGCAGCCATCGCCTCAGCGAAGCCCAGGTCGGCATCAACCATGGCCGGCGCATCGGTGGCGCCTTTCTCAACATCGACCTGGGCCTGCAAGAGGGCATCGGCGCTTTCGACGCCCAGCGTGAGCGTGAGCGCGATGACAACGGCAACCGCTTGCCCAGTGCTCGATATCGCAAGTACACCGCCACCGCCAGCTACCTGCAGCCGTTCAAGGTGCTGGGCGAGTCGCTGGTATTCAGCAGCCTGGTCACCGGCCAGCGCAGCGAGGACCGCCTGTTCAGCCCCCAGCGCATGAGCCTGGGCAGCCAGTCCTCGGTGCGTGGCTACAAGGACCAGAGCCTGAACGGCGACAGCGGCTACTACTGGCGCAACGACCTGCGCTGGAGCCGCCCGGTGGGCTGGGACTGGTTGCGACCGGTGCTGGCCGAATACGGCCTGGGCCTGGGCTACGACGTCGGCGCGATCAGCCACGACCGTTACAGCGGCGGGCAGCACGGCCGGGTTTCCAGCGACTCGCTCGAACTGTTCGCCCGTGGCCGCAACCTGTCCGCCAGCGTGACCTTCGCCCATTCCCTTGAGCGCCCGGACGGGCTGCTCGAGCGCGAGGCGCCGGTCTACTTTCGCCTGGACTTCTTCCTTTAA
- a CDS encoding formate dehydrogenase subunit delta produces the protein MSSDNLVKMANQIAHYFDSEPDHAKAVQGVRQHLQSFWTPAMRRQLAAWVEAHAGEGLDPKVREAL, from the coding sequence ATGAGCAGTGACAACCTGGTCAAGATGGCCAACCAGATTGCCCACTACTTCGACAGCGAGCCGGATCATGCCAAGGCGGTGCAGGGGGTAAGGCAGCATCTGCAGAGCTTCTGGACGCCGGCGATGCGCCGGCAGTTGGCCGCGTGGGTCGAGGCCCATGCCGGGGAGGGGCTTGATCCGAAGGTGCGGGAGGCGTTGTAG
- a CDS encoding methyl-accepting chemotaxis protein: protein MNEAAGRQREAVELVSTAFNEMVATANEVARSCSSAADAAEHGHRRVAEGKQQIEATTDNVNRLGRRLSESSQAMVELEEGSRSINQILGTIRAIAEQTNLLALNAAIEAARAGDQGRGFAVVADEVRALAKRTADSTGEIDQLLNTLGGKTQEVSQKMESCLDLSRASVSSIESARDSFEGIQLSVNEIRDQNLQISAAAEEQHSVAEEINRHIQQIYDEARLVEGLASSAQADSGRLAQLSDELNGLVGRFKS from the coding sequence ATGAACGAGGCCGCCGGGCGCCAGCGCGAGGCGGTGGAGCTGGTGTCCACCGCGTTCAACGAGATGGTCGCCACCGCCAACGAAGTGGCGCGCTCGTGCAGCAGCGCCGCCGACGCCGCCGAGCACGGTCACCGTCGAGTGGCCGAAGGCAAGCAGCAGATCGAGGCGACCACCGACAACGTCAATCGCCTGGGCCGGCGCCTGAGCGAGTCGTCCCAGGCCATGGTCGAGCTGGAAGAAGGCAGCCGCAGCATCAACCAGATCCTCGGCACCATCCGTGCCATCGCCGAGCAGACCAACCTGCTGGCGCTCAACGCCGCCATCGAGGCGGCCCGGGCCGGCGACCAGGGCCGTGGTTTTGCCGTGGTGGCCGATGAAGTGCGGGCGCTGGCCAAGCGCACCGCCGACTCCACCGGCGAGATCGACCAGTTGCTCAACACCCTCGGCGGCAAGACCCAGGAGGTCTCGCAGAAGATGGAAAGCTGCCTGGACCTGTCGCGCGCCAGCGTGTCGTCGATCGAAAGCGCGCGGGACAGCTTCGAGGGCATCCAGCTCTCGGTGAACGAGATCCGCGACCAGAACCTGCAGATTTCCGCCGCCGCCGAGGAGCAGCACAGCGTGGCCGAGGAGATCAACCGGCATATCCAGCAAATCTACGACGAGGCGCGGCTGGTGGAGGGGTTGGCCAGTTCCGCCCAGGCCGACTCCGGCAGGCTGGCGCAGTTGTCGGATGAGTTGAATGGGCTGGTGGGGCGGTTCAAGTCCTGA
- a CDS encoding ABC transporter ATP-binding protein/permease has product MDMNWHQALQESLRWLAIASSITLVCFTVCALLAVRHTRWGAQFWQLAGPYFSWRRSWRPLLAFALLLVLTLFSVRLNVLFSFWYNGFYSALQALDQAAFWYLLGVFAVLASIHVLRSLFTFYVTQAFNIRWRVWLTERLTADWMHGDAYYRGQFLAEPVDNPDQRIELDVNAFVTGSVSLALGAVSALVSLVAFTGILWGLSAPLAVAGVEVPRAMVFAVYVYVLIATWIAFRLGQPLIRLNFLNEKFTANFRYALMRLRENAENIAFYQGAQVERGTLLGRFFTLIGNAWALVFRNLKFSGFNLGVSQVAVVFPFILQAPRFFSGAIKLGDVMQTAQAFGQVQDSLSFFRESYDTFAQYRATLDRLTGFLDANQQAGGLPRVSTVEQAHALDILGLQVLRPDGHALIADLHLNLQAGQALLIKGPSGSGKTTLLRALAGLWPYAEGEVRRPLGQQALFLAQRPYLPLGDLRTAIAYPAAGLPADDARMQQALAQVNLAHLVERLGEQRDWARILSIGEQQRLAFARVLFNRPQVVFLDESTSAMDEGLEHALYGLLRREMPGSLLVSVGHRSTLAGFHSHRLEVDGQGGWALLQQQGVQAPA; this is encoded by the coding sequence ATGGACATGAACTGGCACCAGGCCTTGCAAGAGAGCCTGCGCTGGCTGGCAATCGCCTCATCGATCACCCTCGTCTGCTTCACTGTCTGCGCGCTGCTGGCGGTGCGCCATACCCGCTGGGGCGCCCAGTTCTGGCAGTTGGCCGGGCCCTATTTCAGCTGGCGGCGCAGTTGGCGCCCGTTGCTGGCCTTCGCCTTGCTGCTGGTGCTGACGCTGTTCTCGGTGCGCCTGAACGTGCTGTTCTCATTCTGGTACAACGGCTTCTACAGCGCCCTGCAGGCCCTGGACCAGGCCGCGTTCTGGTACCTGCTCGGGGTGTTCGCGGTGCTGGCGAGCATCCATGTCCTGCGTTCGTTGTTCACCTTCTATGTTACCCAGGCGTTCAACATCCGCTGGCGAGTGTGGCTCACCGAGCGCCTGACCGCCGACTGGATGCACGGCGATGCCTACTACCGTGGGCAGTTTCTCGCCGAACCGGTGGACAACCCCGACCAGCGTATCGAGCTGGATGTGAATGCCTTCGTCACCGGCTCGGTGTCGCTGGCGCTGGGGGCGGTGAGCGCGCTGGTGTCGCTGGTGGCCTTCACCGGCATTCTCTGGGGGCTGTCGGCGCCGCTGGCGGTGGCCGGCGTCGAAGTCCCCCGGGCGATGGTGTTCGCCGTGTACGTCTATGTGCTGATCGCCACCTGGATCGCCTTCCGCCTCGGCCAGCCATTGATTCGCCTGAATTTCCTCAACGAGAAGTTCACCGCCAACTTCCGCTACGCGTTGATGCGCCTGCGCGAAAATGCCGAGAACATCGCCTTCTACCAGGGCGCGCAGGTGGAGCGGGGCACCTTGCTGGGCCGTTTCTTCACCTTGATCGGCAATGCCTGGGCGCTGGTGTTCCGCAACCTCAAGTTCAGCGGCTTCAACCTGGGGGTCAGCCAGGTGGCGGTGGTGTTCCCGTTCATCCTCCAGGCGCCGCGCTTCTTCAGCGGCGCGATCAAGCTGGGCGATGTGATGCAGACCGCCCAGGCGTTTGGCCAGGTGCAGGATTCGCTGTCGTTCTTCCGTGAGTCGTACGACACCTTCGCCCAGTACCGCGCCACCCTCGACCGTCTGACCGGCTTCCTCGATGCCAATCAGCAGGCCGGCGGCTTGCCGCGGGTGAGTACCGTCGAGCAGGCCCACGCCCTGGATATCCTGGGGCTGCAGGTGCTGCGGCCGGACGGGCACGCGCTGATCGCGGACCTGCACCTGAACCTGCAGGCCGGCCAGGCGTTGCTGATCAAGGGCCCCTCGGGCAGCGGCAAGACCACCTTGCTGCGCGCCCTGGCCGGGCTCTGGCCCTATGCCGAAGGTGAAGTGCGCCGACCCTTGGGACAGCAGGCTTTGTTCCTCGCCCAGCGCCCGTACCTGCCCTTGGGCGACCTGCGCACTGCCATCGCCTACCCGGCTGCTGGCCTGCCGGCGGACGATGCGCGCATGCAGCAAGCGTTGGCGCAGGTCAACCTGGCGCACCTGGTCGAGCGCCTCGGCGAGCAGCGCGACTGGGCGCGCATCCTGTCGATCGGCGAGCAACAGCGCTTGGCCTTTGCCCGGGTGCTGTTCAACCGGCCGCAGGTGGTGTTCCTCGACGAATCCACCTCGGCCATGGACGAAGGACTGGAGCATGCGCTGTATGGGCTGTTGCGCCGCGAAATGCCGGGCAGCCTGCTGGTCAGCGTCGGACACCGCAGTACGCTGGCGGGGTTTCATTCCCATCGGCTGGAAGTGGACGGGCAGGGGGGCTGGGCGCTGTTGCAACAACAAGGGGTTCAAGCGCCAGCTTGA
- a CDS encoding MFS transporter, whose amino-acid sequence MPNHHPIPRSVWALGWVSLLMDISSEMIHALLPLYLVTVLGTSVLAVGLIEGIAEATAAITKVFSGAFSDRLGKRKLLTVIGYGLAAVTKPVFPLAPGLEWLTAARFVDRVGKGIRGAPRDALIADITPAALRGAAFGLRQALDTVGAFIGPLLAILLMWLTASHFQAVFWVAVIPACLAVYVLVAFVREPDSVSASPARAPLALGELTHLGAGYWRLVVLATLFTLARFSEAFLLLRGQALGLPALWAPGVLVVMSLAFSLSAYPAGALSDRVGRRGVLMAGLGLLVMADLALAWLPGWPGLALGVGLWGLHMGFTQGIFAALIADHAPAHLRGTAFGVFNLLTGIALLLASVLAGGLWDWLGYQATFMVGSLFALVTLAGLWLPPARPPCES is encoded by the coding sequence ATGCCCAACCATCACCCCATCCCCCGAAGCGTCTGGGCCCTGGGCTGGGTCTCGCTGCTCATGGATATCTCCTCGGAGATGATCCACGCCCTGCTCCCGCTGTACCTGGTCACCGTGCTCGGCACCTCGGTGCTCGCGGTGGGCCTGATCGAAGGCATCGCCGAGGCGACGGCAGCAATCACCAAGGTGTTCTCCGGCGCCTTCAGCGACCGCCTGGGCAAGCGCAAGCTGCTGACGGTGATCGGCTACGGCCTGGCCGCCGTGACCAAGCCGGTGTTCCCGCTTGCCCCCGGGCTGGAATGGCTGACCGCGGCGCGCTTCGTCGACCGTGTTGGCAAGGGCATCCGCGGCGCGCCACGGGATGCGCTGATCGCCGACATCACCCCGGCCGCGCTGCGTGGCGCGGCGTTCGGCCTGCGCCAGGCATTGGATACGGTGGGCGCGTTCATCGGCCCGCTACTGGCAATCCTGTTGATGTGGCTGACCGCCAGCCATTTCCAGGCAGTGTTCTGGGTGGCCGTGATCCCGGCGTGCCTGGCCGTCTACGTGCTGGTGGCGTTCGTCCGCGAGCCCGACAGCGTCAGCGCAAGCCCGGCGCGGGCGCCGCTGGCGCTGGGTGAACTGACGCACCTGGGCGCAGGCTATTGGCGGCTGGTGGTCCTCGCCACGCTGTTCACCCTGGCGCGCTTCAGCGAGGCTTTCTTGCTGCTGCGCGGCCAGGCCCTGGGCTTGCCGGCCTTGTGGGCGCCTGGGGTGCTGGTGGTGATGTCATTGGCGTTTTCGCTGTCGGCCTACCCCGCCGGGGCGCTGTCGGACCGGGTCGGGCGGCGCGGTGTGTTGATGGCCGGGCTGGGCCTGCTGGTGATGGCCGACCTGGCCCTGGCATGGCTGCCGGGCTGGCCAGGCCTGGCGCTGGGGGTGGGCCTGTGGGGGCTGCACATGGGCTTTACCCAGGGCATCTTCGCCGCACTGATCGCCGACCATGCCCCGGCGCACCTGCGCGGCACGGCGTTCGGGGTGTTCAACCTGCTGACCGGGATCGCGCTGCTGCTGGCCAGCGTGCTGGCCGGCGGGTTGTGGGACTGGCTGGGCTACCAGGCCACCTTCATGGTGGGAAGCCTGTTCGCCTTGGTCACGTTGGCAGGGCTATGGTTGCCCCCCGCTCGGCCCCCCTGCGAGTCGTAA